Proteins from a single region of Zonotrichia leucophrys gambelii isolate GWCS_2022_RI chromosome 17, RI_Zleu_2.0, whole genome shotgun sequence:
- the ST6GALNAC6 gene encoding alpha-N-acetylgalactosaminide alpha-2,6-sialyltransferase 6: protein MSGSTSQRAAALGVLFALIMLLIIYSSGNGSEVFPYSRLRGRARRPPDLKKWGVKSGYLPVCGNKTLTARCHQCVIVTSSSHLLGTHLGTAIDGAECTIRMNDAPTTGYSADVGNKTSFRVVAHSSLYRVLKRPQEFVNKTPETMFIFWGPPTKMQKSLLKIIQRVCASFPNMTAYVVSPGRMKQFDELFRGETGKDREKSRSWLSTGWFTMVIAVELCDAIHVYGMVPPSYCGRHPPPRRLPYHYYEPKGPDECTTYIHNERSRRGNHHRFITEKRVFASWAGLYNITFSHPSWT from the exons ATGAGTGGCAGCACG AGCCAGCGCGCCGCCGCCCTGGGGGTCCTCTTTGCCCTGATCATGTTGCTGATCATCTACAGCTCCGGCAACGGGAGCGAGGTGTTCCCCTACAGCCGCCTGCGGGGCAGAGCCCGCCGGCCCCCCGACCTCAAGAAGTGGGGGGTGAAAAGCGGGTACCTGCCTGTGTGCGGGAACAAG ACCCTGACCGCCCGCTGCCACCAATGCGTCATTGTCACCAGCTCCAGCCACCTGCTGGGCACCCACCTGGGCACGGCCATCGACGGGGCTGAGTGCACCATCCGCATGAACGACGCTCCCACCACGGGCTACAGTGCTGATGTGGGCAACAAGACCAGCTTCCGTGTGGTGGCCCACTCCAGCCTCTACCGTGTCCTCAAGCGGCCCCAGGAGTTCGTCAACAAGACCCCGGAGACCATGTTCATCTTCTGGGGGCCGCCCACCAAGATGCAGAAGAGCCTCCTGAAGATCATCCAGCGCGTCTGCGCCTCCTTCCCCAACATGACAGCCTATGTTGTCTCTCCCGGCCGCATGAAGCAGTTTGATGAGCTGTTTCGGGGAGAGACAGGGAAGGACAG GGAGAAATCTCGCTCGTGGCTCAGCACTGGCTGGTTCACCATGGTGATCGCAGTGGAGCTGTGCGACGCCATCCACGTCTATGGCATGGTGCCACCCAGCTACTGCGG CCGCCACCCCCCACCCCGCCGCCTGCCCTACCACTACTACGAGCCCAAGGGCCCCGACGAGTGCACGACCTACATCCACAACGAGCGGAGCCGCCGCGGCAACCACCACCGCTTCATCACCGAGAAAAGGGTCTTTGCCAGCTGGGCCGGCCTCTACAACATCACCTTCTCCCACCCCTCCTGGACCTAG
- the ST6GALNAC4 gene encoding alpha-N-acetyl-neuraminyl-2,3-beta-galactosyl-1,3-N-acetyl-galactosaminide alpha-2,6-sialyltransferase, which produces MKTLVRLFLTLVCAAVAAVLYILLGSHTPVQRCCSAPALRDSPATARADSVRSFPGYSRVPDGKPLERARCRQCAIVSSSGQMLGSQLGQAIDGQECVLRMNHAPTAGYEQDVGARSTIRVVSHTSVPLLLGNQPYFFQQSQETLYFIWGPAKKMSREKMGSTYQALVKVMEKYPQLQIYTLTEEKMTYCDDVFQNETGKNRMKSGSFLSTGWFTMILAMELCEQICVFGMVSDSYCREKNHSSVPYHYFEKGRLDECRMYLTHEQARRAGHRFITEKAIFSRWAKRGNIVFNHPSWSGR; this is translated from the exons ATGAAGACGCTG GTCCGGCTCTTCCTCACGCTGGTGTgcgcggcggtggcggcggtgCTGTACATCCTGCTCGGCTCCCACACCCCCGTGCAGCGCTGCTGCTCGGCCCCGGCGCTCCGGGACAGCCCCGCCACGGCCAGGGCTGACAGCGTCCGCAGCTTCCCGGGCTACAGCCGCGTTCCCGACGGGAAG CCGCTGGAGCGAGCGCGGTGCCGCCAGTGCGCCATCGTCTCCAGCTCGGGGCAGATGCTGGGCTCGCAGCTGGGCCAGGCCATCGACGGGCAGGAGTGCGTCCTGCGCATGAACCATGCCCCCACCGCCGGCTACGAGCAGGACGTGGGGGCCCGCAGCACCATCCGGGTGGTCTCACACACCAGCGtccccctgctgctgggcaACCAGCCCTACTTCTTCCAGCAGTCCCAGGAGACCCTTTACTTCATCTGGGGGCCAGCAAAAAAGATGAGCAGGGAGAAGATGGGCTCAACCTACCAGGCTCTGGTCAAGGTGATGGAGAAGTACCCCCAGCTGCAGATCTACACCCTGACCGAGGAGAAGATGACATACTGTGACGATGTTTTCCAGAATGAGACAGGGAAGAACAG GATGAAATCCGGCTCCTTCCTGAGCACGGGCTGGTTCACCATGATCCTGGCCATGGAGCTGTGCGAGCAGATCTGTGTCTTTGGCATGGTCAGCGACAGCTACTGCAG ggaaaagaACCACTCCAGCGTGCCGTACCACTACTTTGAGAAGGGCAGGCTGGACGAGTGCAGGATGTACCTGACGCACGAGCAGGCTCGGCGCGCCGGGCACCGCTTCATCACCGAGAAAGCCATCTTCTCCCGCTGGGCCAAGAGGGGGAACATTGTCTTCAACCACCCATCCTGGTCAGGCAGGTAG
- the DPM2 gene encoding dolichol phosphate-mannose biosynthesis regulatory protein — protein MATATDQLVGFGLVAFSLVLFVYYTLWIIVLPFMDSDHGIHQFFLPREYAVIIPVAAGLLLLLFIGVFIMFVTWKSRKPAKKSD, from the exons GCCACAGCGACGGACCAGCTGGTTGGGTTTGGCTTGGTCGCCTTCAGCCTCGTCCTCTTTGTTTACTACACCCTCTGGATCATCGTTCTG cccttcaTGGACAGCGACCATGGGATCCACCAGTTCTTCCTGCCTCGGGAATACGCAGTTATCATCCCCGTGGCAgccgggctgctgctgctgctatttaTAG GTGTTTTTATAATGTTTGTCACGTGGAAGAGCAGGAAACCCGCCAAGAAATCAGACTGA